A region from the Vulpes lagopus strain Blue_001 chromosome 5, ASM1834538v1, whole genome shotgun sequence genome encodes:
- the LOC121491765 gene encoding translation initiation factor IF-2-like, which translates to MKEEDLRRRFRRPPPSPRPPGQDGGKRPPGRTPRPLPLAAVQPPARSPGNPGRQLRAPEQGPGRRGEAAKRGRRHHLLAARGRPGTRRRRDPARPPAARGLQVAPLQRRAATPAPARPPGEGEGGRPPPPSPLQTRGGRPRGEGGQERGRAPHPKFGLPGHRAGRGAELNAAPGGKHTRPRGRGKPFPAPLHTAAARPTFSFFQQLRNWGAFMAPREEGSQAERMSPLRHPFLSPLPSHTHTHNLNSSPAVAAQPPAPLRPPGCGLLTPQAPTFSQTPPLPLHLGAEGGPPPASMRKCPRGSYRQEQPPIRSRGGRKAWPMRRAEVAGGGASAREPRGGGRAEPDPGRRLRGPHVRRRGRGCLTG; encoded by the coding sequence ATGAAAGAGGAGGATCTACGACGGCGATTTCGCCGCCCCCCCCCGTCCCCACGCCCTCCTGGGCAGGACGGCGGCAAACGCCCGCCCGGCCGCaccccccgtcccctccccctcGCGGCCGTCCAGCCTCCGGCCAGGTCCCCGGGAAACCCCGGGCGACAGCTGCGGGCGCCCGAGCAGGGtccggggaggcggggggaggccgCGAAGAGGGGGCGACGCCACCATTTGTTAGCAGCCCGCGGACGCCCCGGGACCCGGAGGCGGCGAGATCCCGCGCGCCCGCCGGCGGCCCGGGGCCTCCAGGTCGCCCCCTTGCAGCGGAGAGCGGCGACACCGGCCCCGGCGCGTCCTccgggagagggggaggggggaaggccccctcccccctccccgctgcaAACGCGCGGGGGCCGCCCgcgaggggagggggggcaggagcGCGGGAGGGCCCCGCACCCCAAATTCGGCCTCCCGGGCCACAGAGCCGGTCGCGGAGCGGAGCTTAACGCAGCTCCGGGAGGGAAACACACCCGCCCGAGGGGTCGTGGGAAGCCCTTCCCCGCCCCTCTCCACACCGCCGCCGCGAGACCCACCTTCAGCTTCTTTCAGCAGCTGAGAAACTGGGGGGCGTTTATGGCGCCCCGGGAGGAAGGCTCGCAGGCTGAGAGAATGTCACCTCTGAGGCACCcttttctctcccccctcccctcacacacacacacgcacaactTGAACTCCTCGCCAGCGGTCGCCGCCCAGCCGCCGGCCCCCTTGCGCCCACCTGGCTGCGGACTTCTGACACCCCAAGCCCCCACTTTCTCCCAaacacctcccctccccctccatttgGGAGCGGAGGGAGGGCCCCCCCCCGCTTCAATGCGGAAATGTCCCCGCGGCTCCTACAGGCAGGAGCAACCGCCAATCAGGAGCCGAGGTGGACGCAAGGCCTGGCCAATGAGACGCGCGGaggtggcagggggcggggcgtcCGCGAGGGAGCCCCGCGGAGGTGGGCGCGCTGAGCCGGACCCCGGGAGGCGTCTGAGGGGGCCGCACGTGCGGCGGCGGGGCAGGGGGTGTCTCACCGGGTAG